In Solanum pennellii chromosome 7, SPENNV200, the following are encoded in one genomic region:
- the LOC107024696 gene encoding putative uncharacterized protein DDB_G0286333, which yields MDQTPTPSSTITADSSLSSQPLHSSSPNNNNNNNNNNHILEITLISAQDLSPVCKSLRTYALTWVNPNRKRTTRIDNHGHNNPNWNDKFSFRVDDEFLISDSSAIHVEIYTVSWFRDILVGTVKVILNNLVNPFENTSNSSKKFVALQIRRPSGNPQGILNMGVSLIDKSKRSMPLFSEITPLSMDHRDILDRKINDINAQDEMINNNHNDTDEKLQITNKVQIWQSHNLAYSEINNGEFPNQAGSIVNGSELCSDIGPSASIVAAETAKKLQPMLPQRVASNRENEDGESSILGELTAEEAYAKGLEETKRGRGGHTRRNTDGGLYSCFGNAYCFEFTIVCGAGNNNNNNNNNQGNRRVNNSNSSTGKSRKKTNSA from the coding sequence ATGGACCAAACACCAACTCCTTCATCAACCATAACTGCAGATTCTTCCCTCTCATCTCAACCTCTTCATTCTTCTTCcccaaacaacaacaacaacaacaacaacaacaatcatATTCTCGAAATCACCCTCATTTCTGCTCAAGATCTATCTCCCGTCTGTAAATCCCTTCGCACCTACGCGTTAACTTGGGTTAATCCCAATCGTAAACGCACAACTCGTATTGATAATCATGGTCACAATAACCCCAATTGGAATGATAAGTTCTCTTTTCGCGTAGACGATGAATTCCTCATCTCCGATTCATCAGCTATCCATGTTGAAATTTATACTGTTTCATGGTTTCGTGATATTCTTGTAGGTACTGTTAAAGTTATCCTCAACAATCTCGTAAATCCTTTCGAAAATACCAGCAATTCGAGTAAGAAATTTGTAGCTCTTCAAATACGTCGACCTTCTGGTAACCCACAAGGAATACTGAATATGGGTGTTTCGCTAATTGACAAATCGAAACGGAGTATGCCGTTGTTCAGTGAAATTACACCATTGTCGATGGATCATAGAGATATTTTAGACAGGAAAATAAATGATATCAATGCTCAAGATGAAATGATCAACAATAACCACAACGATACAGATGAGAAGTTGCAAATTACCAACAAAGTTCAGATCTGGCAATCACATAACCTAGCTTATTCCGAGATCAACAATGGAGAATTTCCAAATCAAGCAGGGTCGATAGTAAACGGGTCAGAACTATGCTCTGACATTGGTCCGTCTGCATCCATTGTGGCAGCGGAGACTGCAAAGAAATTGCAGCCAATGCTGCCACAACGGGTAGCATCAAATAGGGAAAATGAAGACGGAGAGAGTTCGATATTGGGGGAGTTGACAGCAGAGGAAGCATACGCGAAAGGATTGGAAGAAACTAAACGAGGAAGAGGAGGACATACACGAAGGAATACAGACGGAGGATTGTATTCGTGTTTTGGAAATGCATATTGTTTCGAGTTCACAATTGTATGTGGAGCGggcaataataacaataacaataacaataatcaagggaaTCGTAGAGTTAATAACAGTAATAGTAGTACTGGCAAGAGcagaaagaaaacaaattctGCTTAA
- the LOC107026483 gene encoding putative clathrin assembly protein At2g25430 yields MSIRKAIGAVKDQTSISLAKVTGNVAPDLEVLVVKATTHDNDPADEKYIREILHLTSNSRGYVSAFVFAVSKRLSKTHDWVVALKALVLVHRLLTDGDPVLGQEIMYASRRGMRVLNMSGFRDEAHSNSWDHSGFVRTYAIYLDQKLEFSTYGRKLNDVDGYGQYRSDGNGMDRRKRFSNEPDESAGREEKSGATPIREMKPEKVLERLNQLLQLLDRFLACRPTGAAKNSRMVLATLYSLVKESFKLYADICEVLQILLDRFAEMEYADCVKTFDAYVSAAKMIDELVGTYNWCKDVGIARSSEFPEVQVITDKLLGTLEGFLRERANRPRSPEINRVESASAVVEEKAPDMNEIKALPPPENHTPPPPAPSQSLPQPRPHAQQVTEDLVNLKDDGVTADGEGNKMALALFSGPVAKGNGSWEAFPSDGESGQVTSAWQTPAAEIGKADWELALVETASNLSKQTADLAGGFDSLLLNGMYDQGTVRQHVSNTQVTGGSASSVALPGVGKTATPMLALPAPDGTVQPVGNQDPFAASLAVPPPSYVQMAEQERKQHLLMQEQQLWQQYASNGMQGQMGLSRLAGATPGYYGAGMQPSMPYGMGQPAGYYFTPL; encoded by the coding sequence ATGAGTATTAGGAAGGCAATTGGTGCAGTGAAAGATCAAACTAGTATAAGCCTAGCTAAAGTGACCGGCAATGTTGCGCCGGACCTTGAAGTATTGGTGGTGAAAGCAACCACTCATGATAATGATCCAGCAGATGAGAAATATATTAGGGAGATTTTGCACTTGACCTCTAATTCTCGAGGGTATGTTAGTGCTTTTGTTTTTGCAGTGTCAAAGAGGTTAAGCAAAACCCATGATTGGGTTGTGGCGTTGAAGGCCTTAGTGCTTGTGCATAGGCTATTAACTGATGGAGACCCTGTACTTGGTCAAGAGATCATGTATGCAAGTCGGAGAGGGATGAGGGTTTTGAATATGTCTGGTTTTCGTGATGAAGCGCACTCTAATTCCTGGGATCATTCTGGATTCGTAAGGACTTATGCCATTTATTTAGATCAGAAGCTTGAATTTTCTACTTATGGTAGGAAGTTGAATGACGTTGATGGTTATGGTCAGTATCGGTCTGATGGAAATGGGATGGATAGGAGAAAGAGGTTCTCTAATGAGCCTGATGAGTCTGCTGGAAGGGAAGAGAAAAGTGGCGCGACGCCAATCAGAGAAATGAAGCCTGAGAAGGTTTTAGAGAGGTTGAATCAATTGCTTCAgcttcttgataggttcttggCTTGTAGACCGACTGGTGCAGCCAAGAATAGTAGGATGGTGCTGGCGACATTATATTCTCTTGTGAAGGAGAGCTTCAAGCTTTATGCTGATATTTGTGAGGTATTACAGATTTTGTTGGATCGATTCGCAGAGATGGAGTATGCTGATTGTGTCAAGACTTTTGATGCTTATGTTAGTGCAGCAAAGATGATTGATGAGCTTGTGGGCACTTACAATTGGTGCAAGGATGTTGGGATTGCAAGATCATCCGAGTTCCCAGAAGTGCAAGTCATCACTGATAAGCTTTTGGGCACACTTGAGGGATTCTTGAGAGAGAGGGCAAATAGGCCAAGGAGCCCCGAGATAAATAGGGTGGAGAGTGCATCAGCAGTTGTAGAGGAGAAAGCACCAGACATGAACGAAATTAAAGCTCTCCCACCACCCGAGAATCACACACCTCCTCCTCCTGCTCCTTCTCAATCTCTACCACAGCCAAGGCCACATGCTCAGCAGGTAACTGAAGACTTGGTGAATTTGAAGGATGATGGAGTGACAGCTGATGGCGAGGGCAATAAAATGGCATTAGCTCTGTTTTCTGGGCCTGTAGCGAAGGGGAATGGCTCCTGGGAAGCATTCCCGTCTGATGGAGAGAGCGGACAAGTAACTTCAGCTTGGCAGACACCAGCTGCTGAGATTGGCAAAGCTGACTGGGAGTTAGCATTGGTAGAAACCGCCAGTAATTTGTCAAAGCAGACGGCTGATTTAGCAGGTGGTTTTGATTCACTTTTGTTAAACGGGATGTACGATCAGGGAACCGTGAGGCAGCACGTGAGCAATACTCAGGTGACTGGTGGGAGTGCCAGCAGTGTAGCATTGCCTGGAGTTGGGAAGACTGCAACACCTATGCTTGCGTTACCTGCCCCCGATGGAACAGTCCAACCAGTAGGGAACCAAGATCCATTTGCCGCTTCCCTTGCCGTGCCACCTCCTTCTTACGTCCAAATGGCAGAACAGGAGAGGAAACAACATTTGTTAATGCAGGAACAACAGCTGTGGCAGCAATATGCAAGCAACGGGATGCAAGGTCAAATGGGTTTGTCCAGACTTGCAGGAGCTACCCCGGGCTACTATGGCGCTGGAATGCAACCATCAATGCCCTATGGGATGGGACAGCCAGCAGGTTATTACTTCACTCCCCTCTGA